CATACGAGAATATCATAGCATGCTTCACGTGCGCTCCACGTTCTCACAGCCTGTGAGATCCAACTTAACGGCTACCGCGTCTATGAAAGGCACCGAAGCTTAGGTGTAATTTTGGAAACTGTGGACGGCTCGCCTGTTTAGGGGGCACCGTGTAGGCCTCGCTGGGGAACGGGGCACCTTTCTTTCCTTTTCGTCACGGTAGTGAACGCCCTTGTCCGTTCCTCGTCCCTCTCAACCGGTTGCTGCCCTTTGTGTTGCAAGAGCTTTCTTCCCGTGCTTTTAGCCGTCGTCTTTGGAGGAAAAAgctactcagatgctagttTGATCAGCAtcatcgtacttggagtgGTCATCTCTGAGACGGGATTAGTTATCAGAGCAGCACTTGTCGGAGGGACGGCGGAGGTGTGCTGGTGCCGTTTGCTGCTGCACGTGTTGCATGTTTTCTCTATGTTAATCGTGAAAATCCATCCGGGAGCACCTTCCTCGGCGCGAGTCGGCAGAAATAGGGTGTGCCGTCTCTGTGGATATGTGggtctctctgtttctgcgTGGCAGGGTTCGAGTCCCTCCTTACTTATCTGCTTATATACTTGTAAGCATTCACCATTTTATATTCACGTTTTGTAGATTCCGTGTGGATAGATTTATTACTTTTCTAAACTTTTGTGCGCAGGTCATCACGTGCTCGTACATCGTGTGCAGAGCCATGAGTGTGTACATCGTCGAGGGCTACACGCTTGCATTCAACAAGTTCGACCCGACAAGGGTGAACATGGCGGAGGTGGTCTGGCTGTTTTACTTGTAAGCTGACGCACTGGCCCCGTGAGCAGCCCCAAAGCCCGGAAGCTCGCCAAACTGCACAGGTTGCGGCTGTCTTTGACTCTTGAGAGTGGAAACTCCAGAAGCAACGCATAGTGTGTCTTCACCTCCGGGGAGAGGACTCAGCGGTTACAGCAGGCCCACCACAAGCGCCGTCGCCACCCCCTTTTGGCGAAGGACTGCATTTTTCTGAAACGCAGAAAGTcagaggcggagggacgTGGCCCGCGCCGGTTGCTAGGTGCATGCGTTTCCGGAAGGCGCtgatgcagcagcagcctcctCAGTGCAGATCTGCCACAGCGAGTTGCGGCCAGCCACGGCGACGCCTCTGCACTCGCGCATGCAATGCGTTGAAAGTGTGGGTGCGCTGTGCCTTTCGCAGGACCAAAATTGTAGATTTGATGGATACCGTCTTCATTGTGTGCCGAGGGAAATGGGCCCAGTTCTCGTTCCTGCACATCTACCATCACGCATCGATTTTGTACATGATGTGGATCAACGCGAGCGTCGGTTACGATGGCGACATTTACTTCGCTGTCTTTGCGAAGTGAGTTGTTCTTCCAGCCTACAAGCAGAGCTCAGATCAACAGGCAGTCGGGTTTGCAGAGGATTCGTGAGCGGGGCAGGATGGTCCGCATACACGGGCAGGCTCAGCCCGTGTATTGGAAGACAGCTGGCAGCATTATTTTTCGAATCACGCTACAGTTCTCTGATGCAATGGCTCCAGTTTCTGCTTAGCACGGTCTTCTGGAAAAATCTTTTGGAATCCGCTATTGCCTTCGGTGTTGATGGCATGTTCGCTGGAACTCATGCTAGATCCGTGTTTCTGCGAAGCGTAGTTGGAAGCACCCGGTGAAAAGACGGTGGGAGGGAATGGCGGTAGCACTTCACTTTTGTTCAGGCGAATGGCAGTTCAGAGAGCGAAGCATCTACGCCTGCGTTGCATGTCTGCGGTGTGGATGTGTGCCTCAGCGGTTCGATTCACGTGATGATGTACACGTACTACTTGATGGCTTCGCTGAAtatcggcgtcgcgcgctaCATCAAGCAGTTTATtacacgcatgcagatgaCTCAGTTTTTAGGGATGCTTGGTCAGGGATTTTACCACATGTGCTTCTACAAATCGTGTGAGTATCCTCTTCGAATTGCGGTGGGATACATGATCTATATCGTTTCAATGTATGTCTTGTTTGACCGCTTCGCGAAGCGCACGTATGGCAACAAGAAGGGCAAAGAAAACATGTCGCGCGTTCAGGCCCAAgcggcgcgtggctcgcctcgcccctAGCGCGCGGAAGCGTAACTGCTTCTTGCAATTTTAGCAATTTCAGGGATGGGATGAGTCCAGGAGAGATGGGGTCGTGCCGTCTGACGGTGTGAGGCCGCTCTATTTCAAGGCCTCAGAATTTGTTTTCTGCCATCTGGGCTCTAGTGTCGCGCGCGGGTGGGTCATGCATGCCAAGTCGCAGCGTGCCACTCCGATCTTTCGCTTATGAGGTGTAGTTCTTCACTCACCTTTTCCCGGTTTTTCGAGTGGAAATCAGGAAGACGCCCATGCGCTTGCGCACAATGCGTTTATGATGGGTAGACAGTTCTCGGGAACCGAGCAACAGCCTACACCTTGTTTTGTTTGATAGCAGAAGCGTCATTTCTGATCTGCGCCTGAGCTGGTGGTTGTCACTTCGAAGACTATGCAAAAACGTGTGCAAAAACTCCTTTTGTCTTCATTATCGAAGACCTCGTGGAGACAGGAGGGGAACGGTTGCCTCATTTCCCCCATCTGCCCTATCTCCTGTCGGCAATTTAGACATTCTCTTGTCGGGAATGAGACACTGATATGAGTCACGGGGTCTTTGTCTCTTTGTCTGCAACCGGCAGCGCCCGTCCGTTCTGTGCCCGACGCTAGGACCGCTTGAACGCTATTTCCGCGAAGTGGTTCTAACATTTCCGTCGCGGTTAGGAACTGGTCAGTTGCTTCCGCCTTGAGCAAGGAGTAGGATTGCTTTCCTTCCTACGATCGCCGGCCGCTACCGAATCCCCCTGTTCGTGGCAGACTTTCGTCGCCCGTAGTCGCTCATGTGGAAGGCTCGAAAGATTTCCGTATAATTTTGttctttcgcctctcttGAGGAGGTAAAGAGCAGGGCAAGTGTCGAGGCAAGAACTTTTGCATGTGTGCTTTCATAGTGGCTGATACCGtatgcgctgctgcagtgAGACGCTATCActcggcagctgcgaggaaggccgGCTCGGTTGAATCAGTGGCTGTCAGTCATCCGTGTATGCGTGTAAGCCAGTGGCGCGTCGCGTGTGGTATGACGGCGTGTGAAGATAATTCGAGGAATCCATTTTCACTTCAGACCATGCTGGTGGGTGAGGGGCTCAGTCTCTGCAGGGTGAGTCGGGGCGTTAGTGACTCGTTCCTGATTCTGTGCCTGAGGGGAGATCCCCAGGAAACCGAGCAGCATTTTAGCCCTCATGCCTGGCGTTCATTGTCTTTCATGTGGTTCGACACTGAGTCGTGATTTTCTTCATTATTCTGACAGACATGTTTTAAGACGCCCAAATATGTGGCAAGGGCCCGCTTCGTATCGTAGGCGTTGCGGTTGTTTAGATAGAGAAGCTTAACCGTTGTGCGGAATGCCTTCTAGAGCCGCGTGGTTCCAGAACGTATTGTCGCGTGAATGTATTCTTCTATAAACTAAGAAATCGACGCTCCTGTGAGCTGCCCAAAGTGATGCGAAGATACGGTCTGTTTTTATTTTGATGTTGTGTGCCAATGTATCGTGTTCAGTTGGGTTTTTTTATACACAAACGCTTACTTCATTAGCCCCGAAAGAGCGGCAGTTTTCGCCTTTAGTATCGCTCTGACCTTCGTTTTCTTATCGGACACCACGCGTAAGAAGCCGGAAACGCGTTCGACCAAACCCTCTTCCCTCGTGCAGCTGGCGGCTCGTTTTCAACCAGGAGTCCAATATGCAAACCGACTTATCGCTACGAACGACCAGAGTTTCACTCAGACATACGTTCCGCAGGACATGCGGCCTGTCGTATGGAAATGACACGCCCAGGGCCACGATTTGTTATCCCGCGAGAACGGAGCGTCCTATAATTTTGGACTTGCTGGCAACATTCCTTTTTTCACAATTTTAATGGCTTCAGCGGCTGCCCCGAGACCTTCGTCAAGAGCACGCAATTCCCTTTTGTACATCTCGCGTTTTATGGAGCTGAAAAAGCGAAGCAGATTGACACGAGACACTGAATAACGcactgcggcgctgcaccCGTAGGCGTGAGAGATTCAACAGGGAAACATGTTGAGAGCGACATCGCGTCGCCGAAACCATTCTTGCCTAGGGCATTTGTATGTAGACTTTCAGGTTTGGTACAGGGATCCGCGGGAAGGCTTTGTTTGCTGCCTATGCGAGTCATCGTGGATTTCGAGACAGTGGCTCAACTGACAGATAATGTATATTTCGTAAGACAGTTTGTTAACAGATTCTCAGCCGGTGTAGAAGCTGGCCGGTTGTGCACATTGTTGCTCGTCGCCGACGAGGAACGAATAACTATGGGAAGAGAGAGATATTCGTAATACCAGTCCCCTGCGTTGAAGCCTTCTTATGTGAAGTCGCTGCCCTCTGCTCACCACTTGGAATATTTTCACAACGAAAGTATCAAACATATGATGACGGGCTGCATAAGAACCCTGCGCCTATGTAAACCGAGGAAGGCGGTTTGTACAAGTCACGAAACTGCAGGTACAGTTGCAGTACTacagctgctgcttcgcggaCCGTCCGCCGCCCCCTGTCACCCTGTGGTGCTTCAGGACTGAGGCAAGATATCCGGTGTTGGGCTCTAACGTGCGTTAGACCAGATCGAGCACGCCGAGAACTGCGTTGCATGGCTCACCCGTAGGCATGCCGATTCTCTCCAAGCGACGCCACCGAGGAAGCCAGACTCTTCGCGGCCTCTAACacgtccgcctcgcctggcACGTACGCAGTCCACAAGCCGCTCCACGCGTATGTCGACTCGCTTTCTCGCTGTCCGTGTCAAACAGCCCCGTGCGTCTTCATGGACCCAATGATTCGGTCCATGTGCTTGCCTACCGTTTGCAACACCGTCCACAATGCGCGCacccagcgccgcagcgcccgacCATCGCTGTCCTCGCAGCATCGTTGTTGTCCACAGGCTTCTGTCGATTTTGGACTGTACAACAGCCGACAAGCCTGACAGGCGGGCGGAAGACCGACACATCACCGCATACGCACCCTGTTCGGCAGCATGGAGGGGTTCCGTGCAGCGGCAGTGCTTGAGCATGGGTGGAACTCTATGCAGTTTTGCAGCCAGTGGCCGTGTTTAGGGTTGCGATTGACAGATGCGCCCCGGCAGACTGAGCGCAGGTAGACTAATCAGTCTGGGGATAATGACACGTCTTAATGTCGAGATTCGTATGAATTCATAAATATGAGTATCGTTTTGTTCTTGGAAAACCACCCGTGCACTTGCATACCtgttcatatatatgtatatacacattTGATTTGAACCCTCCCTCGTGAACAAAAAGAGTATCGAAAAGGCTGCCTGCTAACGCTTCAATGCAATCAGCATGAACCTCTTAACCCCAATAACAAAAGAAGTCTTCACCTGTTTGTGTCAGATGCATACAATTGATAACCGTCACCTGGAGTCAGTGGTAGGCCGATGAGAATTTCGTTGACGCAGAAAAATCCTCTATTCGCATTCATCACGCGGTAGTCGCACACGCAAGCGAGTATGGCTCCTCCTCCGAACTGTGTATTAGGGGCTCAAGCAGATAGCAAATCAGGTGTTCTTGCGCGCTGGAAACACTGTAATGAGTCATGCCGAACCTAACCTGCAAGCCTGCTGCACAACCTAGGGCGTGAAATGCGTTTCCTAAAGCAAAGCAGAGAGCTTGAGTGCTGTGCAGGGAAGTGTAGCTCTGAATAGGTTGGAGGAACCACAAAGTACTGAATGCGTGGTAAAGAACAAATGACATCACTTCTCTCAAAATGGTCCCTTACCGCATGCCCGTTGATAGCAGCAACGAGAGGAACAGGGAAGCCAAGCAGCCTTTTTAGCACTGAGGAGGCACCACAGAAAATGAACAAAAATAAATATTATGGAGAGCCAGCGTACCGGCTGACTCGTCCGATTATTTCTCACGTAGTCGCTGCTCAGATGCAGGTGAACAAAACGCATCGTGACGCATACACCCTAAACCTAGGCGCGTGCATGCCGGTAACAGAAACaaaagtatatatatacctagGTCAAATCAAATTCATTTGACGTCActcgtcgctctcgtttGACGGTGGTGTCAGGTCAGGGATCGATCAATCTTATACGGCTGCTGGGGTGAGTGTGCGCCTTTGAAGATTAGTTGCTGCAGTAAGGTAGCGAATTCCCTTTTAAGACGCCAAATGACAGTGCTGTAAGACGAACGCCACGAGTTCTACACAGGATTCCATCCCGCGATACTGGCACAGGGACGTGATATGTCTTGTCTCTCTAGGTCTGTCCCTTCTGTATCGGCTTACTGCTGTGGAACACCTCGAGCAATTTTTTAGGGTGGTCTGACAATTCCTTTATGCTGAGGCCATTGGAGAAGAACTTCCCACTACTGCAGATTACGCATGCTGCTGGACCTTTAGACCGCTCTGGAAGATCGAAAGAAACAGGAAAACGCCTGAATCATACAGTCACCACACTGACCATATACGAGAACGGACACAGACACCTTTCTCCGCGCTTGCTCGGACTCACGGTGCGGAAGGGTTTACCATTAGCTCACAGGAGTTGTCACCACACATCAAAGTCCGCTTGAGAACGACTTCCGCGTGTGATGGTTCAAGGGGCAGCGAGAGTCGTGGACGCCGGCAGACACACTCTGGTTCTTCTGTGCACGAGGGCACTTTTCGCTGTTGTTCAACTGTTTTCGATGGGAGAGGCAATTCTCAACCGTTTGCTGGGTTAATCACACATGAGTATTTCCATATCTTCCACTAGACTAGGATATGAGATCTACGCCGGCGAAGGGTTCTTGTACGTTGTAGGGGCCTAGCCTATGAGTGAAAATGTGCCTCTCCCTATTTACCAATGCGGTCAAGCATGACGTGGATTGCATCCATGGCTGAGCAAGTGAGTCTGTTTTCGGCATTGCCGAGATGCAACGTAAAAACCCCGTCGCCATCAGGGCCCTCAAGGCGCGGTACACACTCAGGGGACCTGTCAGTCATTGCTGAGCCAAGGAAGTGTATCGGGTGCAACAGCAATACACATAACACCGAACAAGACCGGTTACCAGCGCAAAACTTTCTTTGCAAAAGGTCGGCGTTCTTCTGCTGCCCCAAAACAAGCCGAGGCACAGAAGTTCGCCGCTTTCTCCAAGTAATTTGAGAAAACAGCCGGAACTACAATGAGACAACCAGCACGTAACGGAAAAAAGCTAATAGAGCGGACGTGAGCCAGCTTTTTTGCATGCCGAAACATCGAGGAGTAGAGCAGCTCTGTCCACACTGACGCCGTGACTCGTCTCGCCAGTGCACGGAGCCGTTGTTGGTTGAGTATTCCGAGCCGGAAACATACGGATACTTCTCGCATCAATACAACGATTATGTGATTTCTAAAGCACCATGTCACGTGAACGGCTTTGGTGTGTCTCCGAGCTTCGTtttgcggaggaggaagcgttCTGAAGCCGGGctggcgcgagaggccgcgaaaaCATTCGCTTGTGACCAACCAGGGCTTGGCTTACTTCCTCTTCGATCCTCTCGTGAGCAGCGTGTTTTCCGAATAGTGTCACAGCATAGCAGGAGGTGGACAGGCAGCTGCGGTCAGCCGATATCTGGTAGACGTGTCATCCTGAGCACAGCACTAGTCTACTGAAAGCGCAGACAGTGCCCGCCACAGCGCTGCTACACGGTGGAACATATACGTTGCACTTACGCTACACGCAGCCCGAAAATGAGATGAAGTAGTATTTTCAAGCACTACCGTCCGCTGTACAGCGGCTCAGTCTTGCGCTAGGCGGTTCCTTgtttccatgaaatctatttggaatggcggaaggagcattcatatgttatgcagtgaAAAACTGTGATCCCGTTAATAAGAAGCATAGTATAagtcaccatggttatagttacggtacatatatagaaTCTACACTGTGATGGAGCTTAAAGCAATAACTGGCATTTTTCCCCCCTGGTGTGCCTGCTGCGAAGAGCGTTGCCGGCTACGCCAATCGTCGAGCGGCTTACGAACAATAATGTATCCTTTCCTATCACCGCGGTAAGGTGGAAGAGACGCACCGACTGCGCCAATATCAGCTTACGGATGAGTGCAGCCTTAAAGCAAAAGACCGACCTCACGAAGCAGAGTGGCTGCTCACGTGCAGCAGTCATGGTAGTAACCGCGGACAATGCGTTCGAAGGTGCGTGCACGATCAGTGTCTAGCTTATGGATGTCCTATGGCGCGAAAGTGACACTGTAGATTCCCATGCGTGAAGTATTCTCGAGTTCAGGGGCCGGTTCTCTCTGGATATTGCAACACGAGTCAGTGACTGTGTGCCGATGAGGGGACCCGCAGCAAACGAAAGCACCTCGCGGTTTCCAGAAGTGTATCTGAAACCTGATAATCCGGCGATCCGCTAGACAAACGTTATCGTGTACCTACCAGACGTTTTAGATAGCGAGGTTACTGGACGGAATGATAGAAACGCAGCAAGTCTGTAGACGTGGTAGTCGCTTGGAGCGAATCCTGTTTGTGTTTTATCAACAGCACAAGTGCACGCTACATTTCCACACTTATATACTACGCAGTGTGCGTCAGTAACAAGGAACCaatgcacgcatgcgcggtACCGGTCGCTAGCATCGGGCTGGAACGCTGCTGTTCATACAATTCTATTAGCTACAGGACCCTTGACGACGAGCTCGGGGCCGACCTGAGAATCACAAGCAGACAGACGCAATCACGTTGTGCGAAAAAGAGCCACCTATGGTACAAGAGGGATTAGAGAATTTTCAGCAAGAGACAGTAGGAATCAGTCTGAGTTTAACTGGGTCAACTGGCGTGTGTTTAATATGAGAAACTGCGCTTTTTTCTGTTCACGAGCAAATCAGCGCTTCGGCCACTGAGACCCAAATACCAGTGCGGCTCGAAGTTTCCTCCTCCACACAATCACAAAACGAATTATATCCGGCCTGGTGGCTAACGTGGTCAGGACGCTCTGTCTCGTAAAGCGGCAGAGCAAATCGCAGGTTCAGACGTCCACTTACGTAGGACCTCCTCGGCGCATCATCTCCATAAACTCGTCGAAGTCAATCTGTTAAAAACGCAAAGCCAGTCAAGCTGGGAACGATAAGTTGTTTTTAAAAGGGAGACGCACAATTGTTGCTGGGTGTTCATGCTTGTGAAAGGCACGCGCACTGCCGGTGGCGGCTGCTGACACTGCTGGAATACGTACTGTTGACTAGCAACACAGTTATTTCTATGCCCGTGCTTCCGAGCTTGGTGCAAGCAGTAAGGCGATAAGAAAGCACGGTCCATTTGGCCCCAGAAGGGTGGAGGGCGCCAGAGTGAACGAAGTATATGATCGTACGGCACATGCCGCTACAGGCACTGTATCCCCATATGCAGATCTTCCAACATGAGTCAATCTTCGGGGGATGGCACAGGCTTCAGCGCAGGTAGGCTTTCGTAAGCTTAGAGAGGGCTGAAACTCCACTCCAGAAGCATGTGACGTGAACCCAGGCCCTTGGCAAGCCTTCGAAGTGCGCCTGAGCATCCTAGCCAGCCAGCGCAACCTACCCCAATCTGACAGTTCACAATGTGATGCGTCCCCAATGGCGAACTGTTCTGAGCCAGGGGAGGTCCACAAGTTGGAATACCACTCTGCTTGCGTGGAAGAGGCCGGAAACATGTGGCCCTGTGAGTGTGTGGAGTCGGGACTGAACGGCGCTCCCCAATGGGAACAAGGCGCACCTCTCCATCTCCGTTTCGGTCCACTTCCTTTATTAGGCCCTTCATTTCGATCACGTTTTGCTTGTGCTGTTCCTTCGCATATTTTTTATCCTCAATAGGCGCCGCTTCAGAACCTGCTGTCCCCAACGCGTCCCGCCGAGGAAACATGTTCTGCACGTCGGCACTCAGAAGAACTTGAGCGAGTTCGTCTGCTGAAATGCGTCCGTTGTTATCGATgtcgaagacgcggaaggctGCCCAGCATACGTCTTCCTGTGCAAAGACCAGTGATTTGCAGAGAAGAGCAGCTTCTGGTCCGAAAAGAGGGATAAAGAGGCACTACCGGTCCGCGACCCTGACTGCCAATACGCgttgtacatatataaatgtgGTTTTTGCTCGGTAGGTACAAGCGTGACGGAGCCAAGTGCAATGCAGTTTGGTGATGGTGTGCTTTGTCAACATatattctggttcttcgaACATTTAACAGCTATCCCTGCCCTGTGCAGCCAAATTTAAATGGCGGCAGTATTGGGTGACGTGTGTGCAGGCGGCTTCGTTTCCCTTCGCGTAGCCGTGGGTGCACATATCAACGGAGCGTAGAAAAAAAGTATTGAAGATGGTTCTCTGGTCACCGGGGTTGCTGTGCTGTAGCGTGGAACATCCTTGTGACCCACACTAATAAGTCAGCCGGCAGCACCGATCTCCTGCGGCCACGAATGCAGCGAACCTGTACATATTGCCGCTTATCAAGAGACGCTGCGATGAATTCCGTATAGTCGATCACGCCCGAGCCGTCGCTATCCACCTCTTGCATGAGCGCGTCAAGATCTGGAGGCATCTCCTTCAATCCGCTCTTGTTCAGGCCAGCTGAGCTTGCAGCATCAGAAATAAACGGCACTCTCGAAAAGGCAAATGGACGGAAACGCCGAATAAGGCATACAGAGCCTCTACCACAGAAAGTATCCAGGTGAGCGTGTTGATCCAGTCCATAGGTAAAATGCGGGGTGCGCGTGCTGCGTTGAGCGG
This DNA window, taken from Besnoitia besnoiti strain Bb-Ger1 chromosome III, whole genome shotgun sequence, encodes the following:
- a CDS encoding fatty acid elongase (encoded by transcript BESB_046070), giving the protein MVPTMVDAPLIQLLFRSYQPYKQFLVSQPPFSGFLEASDKALAAVLDFYNPTLPASQRIPASWPLMEGSDLVIVTLSYLAFVAVAAAFRFFTSSKQQTTKSASCEVPQPVKAGRTATSRPSLAEKMSFMLLLQILYNIFQVITCSYIVCRAMSVYIVEGYTLAFNKFDPTRVNMAEVVWLFYLTKIVDLMDTVFIVCRGKWAQFSFLHIYHHASILYMMWINASVGYDGDIYFAVFANGSIHVMMYTYYLMASLNIGVARYIKQFITRMQMTQFLGMLGQGFYHMCFYKSCEYPLRIAVGYMIYIVSMYVLFDRFAKRTYGNKKGKENMSRVQAQAARGSPRP
- a CDS encoding enoyl-coa hydratase/isomerase family protein (encoded by transcript BESB_046080) gives rise to the protein MTDRSPECVPRLEGPDGDGVFTLHLGNAENRLTCSAMDAIHVMLDRIERSKGPAACVICSSGKFFSNGLSIKELSDHPKKLLEVFHSMLKRLLGFPVPLVAAINGHAFGGGAILACVCDYRVMNANRGFFCVNEILIGLPLTPGLSAVVQSKIDRSLWTTTMLRGQRWSGAAALGARIVDGVANGEADVLEAAKSLASSVASLGENRHAYGSIKREMYKRELRALDEGLGAAAEAIKIVKKGMLPASPKL